The sequence below is a genomic window from Pirellulales bacterium.
CGCCCTGGCCGTCGCCAGCCTTCTGGAAACCGGCGAACACGTCCTCGACCTCGGTTCGGGCGGCGGCCTGCCGGGCGTCCTTATTGCGATCGCCCGGCCCGATGTGCGCGTAGACCTTTGCGAATCGATGGCCAAGAAGGCCCGCGTGCTCGAACAAATCGTCGCGGACCTCGGGCTACCCATTCAGGTGTACGCGCGCCGGGTACAAGACTTGCTGGTCGATCAACAGTTCGATGCCTTGATCGCCCGCGCGGTTGGCCCGCTCAAGGATATCTTGCGGTGGCTGGCGCCGCACTGGGGGCAATTTCAGCGATTGCTGCTGATCAAGGGGCCGCGCTGGACGGAAGAACGTCACGAGGCGCGGCAGTTGGGACTCTTGCGAGAACTTGTCTTGCGCCGCCGCGTCCACTATCCGCTAGCAGGAACGGAATCAGAGAGCGTGGTGCTAGAACTGCGCAGCAAGGACGACGCGGGCGAGGAGTTCGAAGAGTAGTCAACGCTGCGCCAACTGGCGCCGGGCAACGCAAATGCGCTGGTTCGCGCGCCAGCATATCCACAATGACAATCGCCGTCGCAGTTTGCCTCGATTGCCGGCCTTCTCTTGCCGAGATGCGCGAGGTGCATTAAACCAACCTCATCTATTTGCCAGCACAGACTCTATGGCTTTTGACAAACCTGCGGATCTTGCGCAATCTCACTGACTCCGGATTTTGTGAGTAGCAGCCCTGTGGTGATGGTCGAATATCAACAGGCGCAAAGGGCGAACCATCCGGAGTTTGTGATGCAGAATGAGGTATGCCGACCCATCTTTGTGTTGGGTCTGAACAAGAGCGGCACCAGCCTGCTTTATCTCTGCCTGTCTCGCCATCCCCAATTGTCGGCGATTCAAGTTCCGACCAGCGCGCCGCGCCGCAAGCATGAGACGAGCATGTTGTATCTCAGCGATTACAACATCTCCGAGGGGCATAAGTTAACGAGCCTGCCGGCCAAGCTGCGGCCCAGCGATCACGCCAGTTGCTTTGCGCATCCCAGCTATCTGCCAAAGTATCGGCTCACCGAAGCCGACGTGGCCGCCGACGATTGGCAACTCGTTCATGCGGCGTACCACGCGGCAATGGTCGACTCGAACAAGCGGTTGTGCGAAAAATCCCCGCCCAATCTGGTCCGTAGCCGCTACCTGCAGGCCCTGTTTCCCGATGCCACATTCGTCGCGATTGTGCGTTCTCCGTACGCCAATCTGAGCGCCAACGCGAAAAAGCGCAATAAATGGGGCACCGTCGCGGAACAGGCCGCTCATTGGGCAGGCGGTTACGAGACTTTGCTGACTGATAGCCAGCACCTGCGACGATTACTGATCATCCATTACGAAGAACTGGTCGACAATCCACGCGGCACGCTCGCGGCGGTGTGCGCACACTGCCAGTTGGACTATTCTCCGGAGCTGTTGGCGGGCACATCGATCGAGTGCGGCGTGAACGACCAATTGATCGCGCTGCTCACCGCGGCCGACGTGCGTGTGATCACCGCCGCCTGCCAAGACGTCATGCGCCGATTGGGATACGATCCGCTGCGGTCTCGGGGCACAAACGGCGACTCGCGTCACGCGGCCTGACTTCCTGCGGGCGGGGCTTGAGCGGCGCTCCCCACGGCCGTGTCCGACGCAATCGTCTCTCGCGCGCCGTTTGCATGCACGCTCTCACGCGGCGTTCCACTTCCTCTCCGAGCGCCCGCTCCGAATAGCGTGCGATCTCCTCTGGCATAATGGGCATGCCAATCACCACATCGATCGCCGTCAGACACGGCAATACGGCGTCGCGCGGCAGACAGTCGAACGCGCCGTCGAGCGCCAAGGGAATGATCGGCGTTCCGGCCCGCCGCGCCACCGTGGTGAAGCCTGGCTTGAAGTGTTGCACATGGCCGTCGGGCGTGCGTGTTCCTTCCGGAAAGATGAGCACCAGCTCGTCGTTCTTCAGCCGGCGCAGCGTTTCTTTCAGGCCGCTCAGGCCGGTGCCGTCGCGGTCGATCGGAATCGCGTCCAGCGACGAGATCAGCCATCGCAGCGGTGGAAAACGAAACAACGACTGCCGCGCCAAATAGTTCAGGCGGCGGTCGAACGACAAGCCCACCACCAACACATCGAGGTGGCTTTGATGGTTGCATACCACC
It includes:
- a CDS encoding sulfotransferase, which gives rise to MSSSPVVMVEYQQAQRANHPEFVMQNEVCRPIFVLGLNKSGTSLLYLCLSRHPQLSAIQVPTSAPRRKHETSMLYLSDYNISEGHKLTSLPAKLRPSDHASCFAHPSYLPKYRLTEADVAADDWQLVHAAYHAAMVDSNKRLCEKSPPNLVRSRYLQALFPDATFVAIVRSPYANLSANAKKRNKWGTVAEQAAHWAGGYETLLTDSQHLRRLLIIHYEELVDNPRGTLAAVCAHCQLDYSPELLAGTSIECGVNDQLIALLTAADVRVITAACQDVMRRLGYDPLRSRGTNGDSRHAA
- a CDS encoding 1-acyl-sn-glycerol-3-phosphate acyltransferase; translation: MAQRSVAKRAWYWWLHMICRLIGLSLFRIRATGRRHVPDAGGALVVCNHQSHLDVLVVGLSFDRRLNYLARQSLFRFPPLRWLISSLDAIPIDRDGTGLSGLKETLRRLKNDELVLIFPEGTRTPDGHVQHFKPGFTTVARRAGTPIIPLALDGAFDCLPRDAVLPCLTAIDVVIGMPIMPEEIARYSERALGEEVERRVRACMQTARERRLRRTRPWGAPLKPRPQEVRPRDASRRLCPETAADRIPIGA
- the rsmG gene encoding 16S rRNA (guanine(527)-N(7))-methyltransferase RsmG produces the protein MQDDLRQTLARHGIALEGEQIELLERYALALWEWNTKLNLTRHTTYEKFVGRDVVDALAVASLLETGEHVLDLGSGGGLPGVLIAIARPDVRVDLCESMAKKARVLEQIVADLGLPIQVYARRVQDLLVDQQFDALIARAVGPLKDILRWLAPHWGQFQRLLLIKGPRWTEERHEARQLGLLRELVLRRRVHYPLAGTESESVVLELRSKDDAGEEFEE